The nucleotide window GCTTGACAATATCCTTATTTTTATACATTTGATACATATAGTTCATGATTCATACGACTCCGTCCGTGTTCTTCACGATCAAAGAGAGATTCCaatgggtttcaaaggcgtttcagggggttgtttcagggatttcaggagccttttaaccttccgtagctcgcgcggttggccaccaccgcactaaggggattcaggtggccaaaaatcgaaaattgactttattcaattagAGATTTAgcttcggtagttgaaagtagaccacttggaccagttaaccctagaatattattttgctaatccctatacttatcgagatattggtagcagaatgagaccattgctaatttttggtaaaacgaatgaaatgttcaactttacaaatcttttgcttgaataaaaatgtcatttggtgATTTGATGATCGAAtaaaaaatgtcatacttttaaagtagtttctaaaagcttgcgtagaaatgttgattgtaaaactattaaatgataccacataaaaaaaaaaacagattttctccatacaaaaaaagtttcgcaaagttccgcttcgggactacttctatgtctttgtttaggaccCAGGGATACATTGAAAACAAATTTGtcagctactagctgctattctgcaattccaatcaagttgttggcgaggattgagatattgctatattgaatcaccctaatggccattaaatacctctgaggaatcATTTGGCCGTCTtgaccgcttttctcggtagatcaatcatagtacaGTCTAAATCCGGCCTTGGATTTCTTAACGAAgcttgtttttacgaattggaatacattttgtaaataggaatagaaatccttaaacgcctaaaagaatGCAATGTATAAGGGCATCTCAATCGACGCTCCGCCATCGGACGGCTGTCCGGGAACTCGATGGAATCCGTTTTCCAAAGCAGTCCGGTCTCGAACTTTCCGCTTGCGGTCTGAACTGTAGTCTCCTCgagaatggatcactaaaatagctaaaacggccgctatgaaaagaacagatagcgccaccgtagtcttgtgtgtttgacgtaactcgactgctgtcattgtgttacagtccatatacggtggcgcatttgttttgatgcggtgagtagcgataAAGTTGGCTACAATGATCCATTCTGCGCGCTCGTTGGTCTTCACTTCCCTCCACGTTAGGAGCCAAGGCAACTCCTAAGCTCTCCACCGAGAAAAACTTGCGTACGTAGTCGTGAAGGTCATGCTCTGACGTGTCGGCGCATATGTGCATTTGACGGTGCTGGAAGTTTTCTTCTGCCCCTCGTACGCAACCACATACGACCCAGCCAATGCGAGTTTTTGCGGCGATTGGTTGCCGTTCTTGGCCTTCTCGAAGTTTCGTTGTCGTCAACAGGTGCGAGTTACTCAAACCGATTAACAGTCCAGGAACGGCCCCTTGATAACTGCTGACTGGTAGACGACGCAGATGCTGGAACTCCTTCGCCAGTTGTACAGCATCCAGCGACTGTTCCGGTAATCCTAGGTTCTCGACGGTATACACTTCGGACAGGTTGAAACGCGTTTCACCCCCAAGCTCCGAAATGCTCAGCGTGTCCAGTTCCGTAGTTGCAATTTTCTTGTTTACTCCACTAGTCCAATGGATGCACAAGGAATGCGCTCGCCCGTTTACTCCAAGTTCGTCTGCAATAGCTTTTTCCACGACAGTCACAGATGAACCGTCGTCCAAGAATGCGTACGTATTCACCGAGCCATTCTTCCCGTACAATGTCACAGGCAGAATCTTGAACAACGTCGATGAAATGGGCTGACGGTGGATGGTAACAGTGGCATCGGTAACTGACTGTTTCTTGATTGGCTCCGAGTAAGGAACTAGAGGATGAATTGCGGGATATTAACCGTAGCATGAGCAGCACTTTCACCGACACGAATACCCAATGGAGATTCAACCCGCCGTCTGCCCCACATATGGGTGGATGTTGGGAACGGATGGTTCGATCCGTGAAGACGGCACTCGGATCATTGCCCATGTCCCGAAAGTTTGACGACGAGTCGTTCATCACTTTGCTGGCTGAAGCGGAGCACATGGTGAACTCGCGGCCTTTGACGTTTCTTCCATTGGACAGCGAGGAGCATGAATCATTAACACCGAACCATTTCCTTATGCTCAACTCAAACGGTGTTCGGCAACCAGTCAAAGCACCAGTGGACGAGAGACAAGCTTTAAAAGGCAGCTGGGAGCTGATCCAGAACAAATTGGACTCGTTCTGGAATCGTTGGATTGTTGAATACCTTCCAATAATATCTCGGCGGTCAAAGTGGTTCACCGATGTTGCGCCCATAAAGGAAGGATCTTTGGTTGTGGTGGCCGACGGGAAGGTACGGAACCAATGGATACGTGGTCGTGTTTGTCGAACCTATCCAGGTAAGGACGGAGCAGTGCGACTAGCGGACGTTGAGACAACTAACGGAATTTTAAGAAGGAGAGCGGTTTGCAACCTGGCTATTTTGGACGCAGCTAGGCAGGATGAAATAGCAGTGGGCGATCGTGATGATGCAGATAGCGACGGGCGCAGTATAGCCAGCAGTCGCGGATACGGTGCCGCTGAACAAGGGTTCGCATGACACGAGGGGGAGGATGTTGTGACGAATGCGTCTATTGGCGCGCCCCCGAAAGTTTAGAACGTTTGGATACGAAAGTGTGAGTAGAGTATTCATGCGAAGGCGAACTGTCAGAGACGGTGATAGGCGATAAATTGATTTATCATTGTTTTGATACCGTATAGTGCAACCTGAATTGTAAAAGTGAATTATTATTCTTTATTAAATTACCTTGAAATACTAATTGTAAAATAACTAATTACAGATTTATTTATAAACTACCTTATTGCGAAACAAAAGTGAACTAAAAATACCGTAAATTACTAAGTACGAGACCAATTGTAAGTAACTTAATTCTAGCTATCTTGTGCTCTTCTAATTAATAAAATCTTACAGCTTTGAGCTGATTCTCACCGGCAAAAGGTGAATTTTGCTACAAAGAGCTCCGAAAGGTAACCCCGACCGCAACATTCTCAAAGAATTGTGGTACCATCATGCAGCACGGATCGTTCGTGCGCCAGACTCGGTCGCAAACTCGAGTGACTCAAAATGCAACCGACAGAGGCTCCCAACCTTCTTCCAGTGATGATGCACAGGTACGATTTCGGAACGACGGGGATTTCGAACCTTCGGTGGTCGACGTAGAGCATGGTGGAGACTACGAGTGTACGGAATGTACGCGGCCCAACAATGCCGAGATGTATATGGTACAGTGCGGAATATGCAAGCACTGGTACCATTTTTCTTGCGCGAAAGTGGGCAAAGCTACAGTACGAACTAGAGACTTCATCTGTGAAAAATGTCTACCGAAAGTCCACGCACCCCCCGCTAGCTCCAGGACCGGCCAGTCTAGTACGTCGAGTGCTCGGCGAGCCCAGATCGCCCGGGATCTTCAGAAGCTGGAGGATGAAAGATGCTTACGGGAAAAGCTAGAGGAGGAACGGTTGCAGAAAGAGAAGCTGCTGATCGAGAAGGCGATAAACGAGAAGCTGGAAAGGGAGAAAAAATACTTAGCTCGGAAGCATGAGCTTCTGCGCCAACAGGATGAAGATCTGGTGAGCGAAAGAAGTGGAAGAAGCAGTCGGAGCCAGGCAAACAGCCGACAAAAAGTGGAAGAGTGGATCAAACATCCACAAATGTCTACCGACGGCGGCCCGGCTGTCGATTCAAGTTCTACCGGATTTAAGCCACAAGATCATCAACAGAAGCAACCAGAACAAGCTGGTGGGCCTGCCGGATCGTCAACACCCCTGGAAATCAGCGAACTTTCCGATCGTGGTCACCAGCGGATCCAAGCTGGAATTACAGAATCGGTTCCTCGCACCACAGATATCATTTCCATCGGAGACAGCCCGGTAATCGAAGACGGTTGTGCAAACCAACCCCTCAGCGCACAGCAATGTGAAGTGGAACGACAAGTTAACCCACCTAAACTTCTACCATTGGTTAACATCCAACCGTATGTCCGCCTCCTGGACGACAATCAAGTTCAGACGAGTTCGGAGATCGCCCGGAGTTCAAATACGCAAAGGCTTTCGCGGATCGTCCCAAAGCTAATGGGTAATCCTCTACCCTATGCAGTGTGCCAGCGCGAAACAAGCGAGATGCGGCAGCAGCATTTTCGTGACACGCGGCGCCATGACGAGTTGGAAGCGGCTGAGCAGCAACAGCAGCGTGAGCAGGAATTGATCCGACTACTGAGGCAATCCGAGGAACAGCGTGAGCAGGACAGGCAACGTCTACAAGACATCGAAGCCATGCTGAAGAGACAGCACGACGTCGAAGCGCAGCATAAGAAAGAAAATGATGTACGGAGGAAGCGTGAACTGGACCTTGTTAATCAGCTCAAGCTTTTTGAGAAACAGTACAACCAGGAACAAGCTAGGCGAGTCGAAGAGAAGCAATCGTTTTTGGAGAAGGAGCAACAACTAGTCGAGAAGCTGGAAGTTTTGCGTCTTAGCAGCGAACAGTTTTCGGCAGCGGAACATCGCTCAGCAGTCGAACAGGGTTTGGCGGCGGAACAGCGCTCAGCGGTCGAACACTTCCCGGCGATAGAACAACGCTCAGCAACTGAACATTTCTCGGTGACGAACACACGCATACCAGCggaaaccctacgaataggagcaagacattttgaaattgacgcgaaaatatttgTGGCCACCTATTTGTATGGAATCGCCCCATAGTTCACCGCCAGCACCATGCTAATGccgagtacaaaaaaaaaacgatttttttcaacgtgttctaCAAAATACTGTAGTGATATAGGTTGACCAAAGAAAATATTTCGATTCAAATTCAAACAGTTTACACAATCTTATTTTTCTGAGTGTACCTATGTCTTCTACCTGTTGCAACTGAGCTTTAGCTCACGATGTCTAGGCGTGATCGGAAAGCTCTTTCGCGCTGCGCTGACGAACAACTGGATGCGAAGAAAAGGGAGGCGAGAATGAATGACTAGCGAATGAGTGAACGAGAAGGCGTGAGCGGACATGCACACCACGGCGGACGAATGAAGTCAGTTTGTGAACGATGTTTGAGACGAACGGACGGGGGTAGTGATGTGGAGTAGTGATGATGAATCATAAAAAAAAGTAATTTGAGTTTCTGTGAATAAATATTCTTTAATAACAAAAGTGAAAattgtttttgatgttttaatGGCTAGAGGATGGAGGAAGGCAGAATGTGTGACCGGAAGCAGGGTAAGTTTATTGATTTTTCTTGATTTGTTGGTGTATTTGGTGGCGCTGAAAATGATGGTATTTTTTGGAGTGAAAAGCTGGATTCCCGTGCATCCATACACGACtgaacttgaatcgattttcctTGATTGTTCCGAAAAGCGTACGAACACTACATGGCGCAGTTGGTATGAGTTTATTTAGTTTAGAATTTTCATTTTGTGGTGATCCATACTGCTCGGAACAAATTGCAAGTTGAATGTCAAACAAGAAAAGGCGGAATTGCTTCTTTAATTATGTTGAGAATTTTGAAGTCAATTGATGTTGGAAAATGTTGGGTTGGGTGGCACCGAGGCACCGCGATAGCTGTGATGGTAAAATTGATGAATTGATAATTCAGAGGTCCATTGTTTGATCCGAGATCAAGAATTGTGAGTGGAATGTCGAAACAAGAAAATGCAGAATGGTCCATTTTACGGACCAATTTTATGAATGAACGTTTAACAAGAGGTGGTATTCTAATACGAGAAAATCAACGTTACTGGCGTTTTGTATAAACAGCCATTGCTGGTTTACTTGTTTTGTGAAAGAagtttggaaataaaaaaaaaaaaaaagattttatgggaagttttgtgtGAATCGAAATGACATAGTGTTGAAGTGTTCTTCGTTGAGTAATTTGTTAGTTATCTGGATTATTACAGGAGCATAATAACATTTTTGTGATATTGCACAACCGAGTGTATGGATCAAATATTAGAATGAAGCAGGACTGTACGTCATTGgaagtttgttgtttgttgtaatATTTTATGTCGGATTTTACTTTAAACTAGAGGAGGAAAATTTATGTGCTACAGTTATTCAAAGCACCAGCGTTAACTCTAATAATGTTGGGTTAGTGGTTAAAAAATCATTTCAATTCTATCAAGTATTATTTAAAAGATATTTTAATTGGTGCTGTATTTAATGAGTTTTGAGTATAATTTGGTTTGAAGGTGAGAATTATTTACAATGATCGGAATGGATTTATATATATCAGAAAAAAAAGGTTATTGTACTGATGCAAGTTTTTATTTATAAGAACTCATTTTGGTTTTTAACAGTTATCTGTTAGGAATGGAAAGGTATCATATTTCGGATTAAGTGTGGTCAATTAAAGTGTGTGTCTGCAGATTTTATAATTTGACCAATTGTTCTAAGTAGTGCGAAGCATgaattctgtgtagcgtctccataagagttaggtctcacagaagttcAACAATATAATAATTGGAGTTTTGAAGtcagtggaattcttaaagattgTGTGTAGTGACTCTatatgagttaggtctcacagaagtttAAAAAAAAGGTTTATCGATggttctgtgtagcgtctccttaagagttaggtctcacagatggTAGACAAGGCAGAAAAACAGAGGAGATGGTTGATACACATAATGTTTCTGTGTGCGTCTCTGGATGGGTCAAGTCTCAAAGAATCAGCGAAAAAATGAAATGATTGTCTATAtcattctgtgtagcgtctccttaagagttaggtctcacagaagagCAATGCAACAAAAGcagtggtagttttttttttttttcaattcatttaTTTGGCAGGCTCATACATGCTTAGCATTTAACGGAGCCGAATCTCATTATTgtaaaaaatttaattttaaaattaattATTCTACAAGGTTAACTTTTTCTCGCTGTCTTCTTCGGGCGCAGCATTTCAGTAGATGTCGATCCCGTCGCTGCAAATTTATTCCTACGTTCATTTGCCTCATGACGGTCCATCGCAGACTGGAACGCGTTCGTTAATTTTGCTATGCCAGTGATTACTCTTTCCTCCCGTTGTCGCTCCATTTCTGCTTCCTGTTCTTTCCGCCGGATTTCAATTTCACGTATTATCGCTTCGGTATCCATGGTTTCCTCGATCACATCTTCATCTATGCTCTCCTCTTCGATTATTTGTACTTCATCAGACAACGCTGACGCTCCGGATTCCACAACTCCAGCATAAGTAACTGCTCCTTCTTTCTTCTTATTCCTAGTCTTCTTGGTCTTCCGCTGCGGGCAAGCATCCTTATGATGTCCCTCCAAGCAGCATAAAAAACATTTGTCCTTAAGACCCTCGTAGAAAATCCGAGCCTTCCAACCGCTGATTTGTAGAGATGGTGGAATCTCTTTCTCTATTTCTACGTATACTCCTCGAATACCTGTGTGCAGGTGATCGAGGCCCAGTCCGATAGGAAATTTCTCTCGAATGACACTTTCCACTTTTCCGTACTCACCAAACACCAACGTCAAATCGGTATCGGGCACCTCCGGAGCGATGTCGAAAACACGTACGTAGGTGCTGTTCCTTCCCGCAATGGACAAGCGTACGTCCGCGGTCTTTCCGTTGGAGTAATTGAATTTGATTAATTCCTCCTGTCGTTCCAGCGTATTTTCCATGGCTCGTTCCGTTGTATACTTAATGCAAAGGCACCGCCCCGGCAGTCTGTACACTGCCTCTATTTGTAGCAAGTCCGAGTGCAATCGCTTTGTGAAATCGGCAATCTCCTCCCATGATGGCTGTGGAGCACCGACGGGGAATTTGAATTGCACTGTGTTACAAATCGCTTCCATGACAAACAGCACCAAATTTTAGCACCGAATGTGTAAACCACACGGACAAAAGCCGTTCCGAACAAAAGGCTACTTATTCGAATGCGAGCGATCGGGAGCGAATTACTGCTGCGTCCGATGCAGACCGACGTAGAGGAGAAACTGAAAGCAGTGGTAGTTATTGATATTCTGTTTCTGTGTGCGTCTCGgtatgagttaggtctcacaaAAGTGACAACAAAAGCCAGAGTAGGAAGCAAATAAGACTACAAATGAGTAAGTACAAAGTCTCTGAATAAACTACGTAAA belongs to Aedes albopictus strain Foshan unplaced genomic scaffold, AalbF5 HiC_scaffold_236, whole genome shotgun sequence and includes:
- the LOC134284514 gene encoding uncharacterized protein LOC134284514, whose translation is MSSTFTDTNTQWRFNPPSAPHMGGCWERMVRSVKTALGSLPMSRKFDDESFITLLAEAEHMVNSRPLTFLPLDSEEHESLTPNHFLMLNSNGVRQPVKAPVDERQALKGSWELIQNKLDSFWNRWIVEYLPIISRRSKWFTDVAPIKEGSLVVVADGKVRNQWIRGRVCRTYPGKDGAVRLADVETTNGILRRRAVCNLAILDAARQDEIAVGDRDDADSDGRSIASSRGYGAAEQGFA